A genome region from Ligilactobacillus cholophilus includes the following:
- a CDS encoding peptide deformylase encodes MEQKIIHDITILQTKSTLATPKDIQIVNDLRDTFIANADKAAGLAANMIGQNKQIIVISFSQLPVIMINPQIISQSGAYETQEGCLSLTGIRNTKRYQHIKVKYKDINFKDHTDTFDDFIAQVIQHEIDHCNGILI; translated from the coding sequence ATGGAACAAAAAATTATACATGATATTACAATTTTGCAAACTAAGTCTACATTAGCAACTCCTAAAGATATCCAAATCGTTAACGATTTACGTGATACCTTTATTGCCAATGCTGACAAAGCTGCAGGATTAGCAGCAAATATGATTGGTCAAAATAAACAAATCATCGTTATCTCTTTTAGTCAACTACCAGTTATCATGATTAACCCTCAAATCATTTCACAAAGTGGTGCATATGAAACACAAGAGGGATGTCTATCCCTAACTGGAATTCGAAATACCAAGAGATATCAACATATTAAAGTTAAATATAAAGATATTAATTTCAAAGATCATACAGATACTTTTGATGATTTCATCGCTCAAGTAATTCAACATGAAATTGATCATTGCAATGGAATTTTAATTTAA
- a CDS encoding 1-acyl-sn-glycerol-3-phosphate acyltransferase, producing the protein MTREKIRYFKDFDEDLVKTSDQNYQISPEFKWIRKDNTFKFWSNIISNLAKVFAWGYSKIYLKQSFVNLDILKAYRDQGFFLYANHTQPVGDPFLPMLVGNARKYYAICVQANLGVPIVGPLMPYGGALPIPSDLHQLPKLVEAVKYHINQGDYIAIYPEAHVWPYYTKIRPFSEAAFHFPVITDAPSFVMTNTYQKAKYSKRPKMITYLDGPFFPDKSLPKKQRQRALMDQIHQVMEKCSLLSDVEYVKYIRKDG; encoded by the coding sequence TTGACACGGGAAAAAATTCGCTATTTTAAAGATTTTGATGAAGATTTAGTTAAAACTAGCGATCAAAATTATCAAATAAGCCCAGAATTTAAATGGATTCGTAAAGATAACACATTTAAATTTTGGTCAAATATAATATCGAACTTGGCAAAGGTATTTGCTTGGGGATATAGCAAGATATATTTGAAGCAATCATTTGTAAATCTTGATATTCTTAAAGCATACCGAGATCAGGGCTTTTTTTTATATGCAAATCATACTCAACCAGTTGGTGATCCGTTTTTGCCAATGTTAGTAGGAAATGCACGTAAATACTATGCGATTTGTGTTCAAGCAAACTTAGGAGTGCCAATTGTAGGGCCATTAATGCCTTATGGTGGGGCACTTCCAATTCCAAGTGATCTACACCAATTACCGAAATTAGTTGAGGCAGTTAAATATCATATTAATCAGGGGGATTATATTGCAATTTATCCTGAAGCACATGTGTGGCCTTATTATACTAAGATTCGGCCTTTTTCAGAGGCAGCATTTCATTTTCCGGTAATTACAGATGCACCTTCATTTGTGATGACTAATACCTATCAAAAAGCAAAATACTCAAAAAGGCCTAAAATGATAACATATTTAGACGGCCCATTTTTTCCGGATAAATCATTACCTAAAAAGCAAAGACAAAGAGCTTTAATGGATCAAATTCATCAAGTAATGGAAAAATGTAGCCTTTTAAGTGATGTTGAATATGTAAAATATATTCGAAAGGATGGTTAA
- a CDS encoding HdeD family acid-resistance protein, which translates to MINVRKKFDWLSLILGILLISLGAMALNAPRKTLTLISIFVGIGALIKGIYTIWFRRGMKDLTGMKLTFLLISSIIDIVLGLLFIIHINFGIVVLAYLFAFWFIFDSIIQLFTDHFFKAMNCSYFDLLIVLNIITLILGIVLLFNPMLSVYTLVGLVAFYLFFIGIVKVIQAF; encoded by the coding sequence ATGATAAATGTACGAAAAAAATTTGATTGGCTAAGTTTGATTTTAGGTATTTTATTGATATCTTTAGGTGCGATGGCATTAAATGCTCCTCGAAAAACGTTAACCTTAATTTCAATTTTTGTTGGAATTGGAGCTTTAATAAAGGGAATTTATACAATTTGGTTTAGACGTGGAATGAAAGATTTGACGGGAATGAAATTAACATTTTTATTAATTTCATCAATCATTGATATTGTTTTAGGACTACTCTTTATTATTCATATTAATTTTGGAATAGTTGTATTAGCATATTTATTTGCATTCTGGTTTATTTTCGATTCAATCATTCAACTATTTACAGATCATTTTTTCAAAGCAATGAATTGCTCATATTTTGATCTTTTAATTGTATTAAACATAATTACATTGATTTTAGGGATTGTACTATTATTTAATCCAATGCTTTCGGTTTATACCTTAGTTGGTTTAGTTGCATTTTACTTATTCTTTATTGGAATTGTAAAAGTCATTCAAGCATTTTAG
- a CDS encoding DHHA1 domain-containing protein, with translation MKKKQHIKLFSHNDLDGFGAPLLLTTLQPYLFNSVDFDLTTCSAGNLGKELDNFFNKNNFQNYTDVYIMDMTPDNEYSFKQLESHFANHWLIFDHHESAEELRQQYASNCISPTNEHINPSATSLVWDWLKKNVNFTNIPSQRQQQLEQLVELIRAYDTWDWQKDPNMSVEERKAADELNQLFWFYPLSKSQKFVETVYNTGWEQYRAQNALLISTLNGRRQRYLDKHLKNVTEFNVDGYSFGVVYASDYKSEIAHALLQKHDVQAALVIDAHSVSLRSNGKLDVAHFAAKYFNGGGHADSAGGVLSINPIIEAEEALIKVIKQQEQINAQTTQEEDNSNALADSLDPEIADKLASLFNKD, from the coding sequence ATGAAAAAAAAGCAACACATTAAATTATTTTCACATAATGATTTAGATGGTTTTGGTGCTCCGTTACTTTTGACAACTTTGCAACCTTATCTCTTTAACAGTGTTGATTTCGATTTAACAACTTGTTCTGCAGGTAATCTAGGCAAAGAATTAGATAATTTTTTTAATAAAAACAATTTTCAAAATTATACTGATGTTTACATTATGGATATGACTCCAGATAATGAATACTCATTCAAACAACTAGAGAGCCATTTTGCTAATCATTGGTTAATTTTCGATCACCACGAAAGTGCTGAAGAATTGCGTCAACAATATGCTTCTAATTGCATTTCGCCTACAAATGAACACATCAATCCTAGTGCAACTAGTTTAGTTTGGGATTGGCTAAAAAAGAATGTCAATTTTACTAACATCCCTTCTCAACGTCAACAGCAGTTAGAACAATTAGTTGAATTAATTCGTGCATATGATACTTGGGATTGGCAAAAAGATCCTAATATGAGCGTTGAGGAACGTAAGGCTGCTGATGAATTAAATCAACTATTCTGGTTCTACCCACTTTCTAAATCACAAAAATTTGTTGAAACAGTTTATAACACTGGTTGGGAACAATACCGTGCACAAAATGCTTTATTAATCAGTACTTTAAACGGACGACGTCAACGTTATTTAGACAAACATTTAAAGAACGTTACTGAATTTAATGTTGATGGTTACTCTTTTGGAGTTGTTTATGCAAGTGATTATAAATCAGAAATTGCTCATGCATTGTTACAAAAACATGATGTTCAAGCTGCACTGGTAATTGATGCACATAGTGTTTCATTACGTAGTAATGGTAAATTGGATGTTGCACATTTTGCTGCTAAATATTTTAATGGCGGCGGTCATGCAGATTCAGCTGGTGGAGTTTTATCTATTAACCCTATCATTGAAGCTGAAGAAGCTTTAATCAAAGTAATTAAACAACAAGAACAAATTAATGCTCAAACAACTCAAGAAGAAGATAACAGTAATGCTTTAGCTGATTCTCTCGATCCTGAAATTGCAGATAAATTAGCTTCATTATTTAATAAGGATTAG
- a CDS encoding 2,3-diphosphoglycerate-dependent phosphoglycerate mutase has protein sequence MSKLVFIRHGQSEWNLKNLFTGWTDVNLSENGVAEAKEAGRKLKEAGIELDQAYTSVLKRAIMTLHYALEESDQLWIPEMKSWRLNERHYGALQGQNKAEAAEKFGEEKVHIWRRSYDVLPPLLSEDDPRSAAKDRRYADLDPHVIPGGENLKVTLERVMPFWEDHIAPDLIEGKNVIVAAHGNSLRALTKYIEGISDEDIINLEIPTGQPIVYDMDKNLNIVDKKEL, from the coding sequence ATGTCAAAATTAGTATTCATCCGTCACGGACAAAGTGAATGGAATTTAAAGAACCTTTTCACAGGTTGGACAGACGTTAACTTAAGTGAAAATGGTGTTGCAGAAGCAAAAGAAGCAGGTCGCAAGCTTAAAGAAGCTGGTATCGAATTAGATCAAGCTTACACTTCAGTATTGAAGCGTGCTATCATGACTTTACACTACGCATTGGAAGAATCAGACCAATTATGGATTCCAGAAATGAAGTCATGGCGCTTAAACGAACGTCACTATGGTGCTTTACAAGGCCAAAACAAGGCAGAAGCTGCTGAAAAATTTGGTGAAGAAAAAGTTCACATCTGGCGTCGTTCATACGATGTTTTACCACCATTATTGAGCGAAGATGATCCTCGTTCAGCTGCTAAAGATCGTCGCTATGCTGACTTAGATCCACACGTAATCCCTGGTGGTGAAAACTTAAAAGTTACACTTGAACGTGTAATGCCATTCTGGGAAGATCACATCGCTCCAGATTTGATCGAAGGTAAGAACGTAATCGTTGCTGCACACGGTAACTCATTACGTGCTTTAACTAAGTACATTGAAGGTATTTCTGACGAAGATATCATTAACTTGGAAATCCCAACAGGCCAACCAATCGTTTATGATATGGACAAGAACTTAAATATCGTAGATAAGAAAGAACTTTAA